A stretch of DNA from Planctomycetaceae bacterium:
CTGCTGGACAACATCGCCTCCTTCGCCAAGCCGATCATCATCCTCACCGGCGGCGAGCCGATGCTGCGCGAAGACATCTACGACATCGCCGCGTACGCCTGCAGCCTGGGCCTGCGAACGGTGATGGCCCCGTGCGGGGCGCTGCTGGACGACGCGTCGGCGCGGCGCATCCTCGACTGCGGCGTGCGGCACATCTCGATCTCCCTCGACGGCGCCACCGCGCAAAGCCACGACGCATTCCGCGGAATCCCCGGCGCCTTCGACAGCGCCCTGCGCGGAGCCGCAGCCGCCAGGCGACAGGGCTTGGCCTTCCAGATCAACACCACCATCACCCAGCACAACCTGCGCGAGTTGCCACAGATCCTCGACCTGGCCGTCAGCCTGGGCGCCGAGGTCTTCAACCCGTTCCTGCTGGTGCCCACCGGCCGGGGCAAGGCACTGGCGGCGATGGAGATCACGCCCGAGGACTACGAGCGGACGCTGCACTGGCTGGCCCGGCGGCAGCGCAGCGACATCGCGATCCGCGTCACCTGCGCGCCGCACTACCAGCGGATCGTCCGCCAGTTGGGGCTGCACCAGGGCGGGGCCCACGCGGCCAAGGGGTGCATGGGCGGCCAGCAGTTCGCGTTCATCTCGCATCGCGGCAAGGTGCAGATCTGCGGATTCCTCGACGTGGAATGCGGCGACGTCCGCGCCGAGGGGTTCGACTTCCGCAGGATCTGGCAGACCTCGCCGGTCTTCCTGCAGATGCGCGACCCGCACGCGTATCACGGGCGGTGCGGCGCGTGCGAGTTCGCCAATGTCTGCGGCGGCTGTCGCGCCAGAGCCCACGCCATCTCCGGCGACTACCTCGGCGAGGAGCCCTTCTGCACGCACCAGCCCCAAGCCCGCCCGCCAGCCGCGCGCGACGCGATCGATGACGCGCTGCTGGACCTGATCCAGACCGACTTGCCCATCGCGCCTCGACCGTACGACGTGCTGGGCGACAGCCTTGGGCTTGACGGCCGCGAGGTGCTGCGCCGCGTGGAGGCTTTACAGACTTCCGGCGCGATCCGGCGCCTCGGGGCGGTCTTCGACTCGCGAAGCCTGGGATACGTCTCGACGCTCGTGGCCGCCCGCGTGCCGCCGCCGCGCCTGGACGACGTCGCCGCCGAGGTGAACCTGCTGCCCGGCGTGACGCACAACTATCAGCGGCAACATGACTACAACCTGTGGTTCACGCTGACGAGCCCCTCGCCGGCCGACCAGGAGAAGACGCTGCGGGACCTGGCCGATCGCACCGGCGTCGAGGCCTTCTATCCCCTGCCGGCGCTGACGCTGTACAAGATCCGCGTGGACTTCCGCATGGTCGAGGCCGCTTCAGAGCACCCGCCCGCGCCCGCCCCGCCGGCCGCGGCGCCGGCGGCATTGGACGAACCCCGCAGGCGCCTGGTGCGGCTACTCCAGGAGTCGCTGCCGATGACGGCAGAGCCTTTCGCGCACCTCGCCGAGGCGATGGGTTGGCCGGTGCAGCAGGTGCTCGAGCAGATCGCCGCCTGGCGACGCCAGGGCGTCATCCGCCGCTTCGGCGCGGTGGTCGATCATCGCCGCCTGGGCTTCAACGCCAACGCGATGGCCGTCCTGCGCGTCCCGCCGGAGCAGATCGACTCGCTCGCCTGCCGCATCGCCCGGCGGCAGGAGGTCTCGCACTGCTACCGCCGCCCGCCGCTGCCGGGGTTCGACTACTCGCTCTACGCGATGGTTCACGGCCGATGCGAGGATGACGTGCGCCGAGTGGTGGGCGAGATTCTCAAAGATGTCGGCGATTGGCCGCACGAGGTTCTGTTCTCCGCCCGACAGTTCAAGAAGGTCTCGATGCGGTACTTCCTGTAGCCGAGGCTGCACTTACTTGCACTTTGTTGTACTTTTCACAGCGGTATTCGGGAAGTACAACGAATTAATATTGCCCTAGTGCTAAATCGTCGGGGCTTATCAGTAGGGATATGGGCCACGTCTGCCGCTCAGGTCGCGCCGCTGGTGAGCCCATCCATTCCATGGCTCCGCCATTCCATCCCCTCCCCCCTCTGCGTTCTCTGCGATCTCCGCGGTGAGCGTTTTACGCGGCTACGCCTTGAGCACCTTGATGAGGATGCCCAACGCCTTGTCCAGCAGCTTGTCGGGCACGGTGATCGGCGGGGCCAGGCGCACGATGTTGGCCTGGGCGTAACCGATCAGCAGACCTGCCTCCTTGGCGGCAAGGAAAATGTCCTTGGCGGGCTTGTCCACCTCGATGCCGATCATGAAGCCCTTGCCCCGAACGTCTTTGACGCAGCTCGCCCCGGCCGAGCGGAGCGTCTTCATGATGTATTCGCCCTTGTCAGCCGCACGCCTGACGAGGTCCTGGTCCTCGATGAGCTTCATCGCCGCCGCGCCGGCCGCGGCGCAGAGCGGGTTGCCGCCCATCGTGCAGCCGTGCTTGCCCGGGCCCAGCACGTCGGCCCACTTGGGCGCCGCCACGCACGCCGCTACCGGCGCCCCGCCGCCGATGGCCTTGGCCAGCGTCATCACGTCCGGCGTAATCCCATAATGCTGATGGGCGAACCACCGCCCCGTCCGCGCGGGGGCCGTCCACACTTCGTCAACCACCAGCAGCAACTTGTGCTTGGTGCAGATCTTCCGCACGCCCTGCATGTACGCCTTGGTCGGCACGTTCATCCCGCCCTCGCCCTGGATCGGCTCGATGAACACGCCAGCCGTCTGCTCGTCGATGGCGGCCTCGAGCGCCGCCAGGTCGCCGAAGTTCACCTTCACGTTGCCCGCCAGCATCGGCTCGAAGCCCTTCTGCTTGTCTGCCGGCGTCAGCGACAGCGCGCCCATCGTTCTGCCGTGGAAGCAGTTGTTGAAGCTGATGATCTTGTACCGCCCCTCGCCTGCCGCCAGCCGCACGAGCTTGAGGGCCGCCTCGTTGGCCTCGGCCCCGCTGTGGCAGAAGAAGACCTTGCCGCCGAATCCGTGCTCGACGATCCGCCGGGCCAGGTCGACCTGCGGCTCGTTGCTGAAGAAGTTGCCGTGGCTCATGAGCGTGGCCGCCTGCTTGACGACGGCCTTGACGATCGCCGGATGGCAATGCCCCGCCACCCCGCCAGCCCCGAAGCCCGGGAAGCAGTCGATATACTCATTCCCATCTGCGTCCCAAAGGCGCGCCCCCTGCCCCTTCACCACGCCCAGCATCGCCGGGCCGTAATTGCCCATCAGATACTTCGCAGTCGCCGCCAATAAGTCCGCTTGTTTGCCCACGAATGTTCTCCGCCAAAAAGTCCGGAAAAGTCAAAGCGCACACCGTAAGACTTCCCTGCCCGCAGGTCAAGGGTCTGTCACGGGGGCCGCAGGACATGAACCGCAGAGAACGCAGAGAACGCAAAGGGGCAATAAAGGCTTTGCCACCCCCCAGAAAAACCGAGGACGGCGACGAGGACGAGGACGAGCACGAAGAAGAGCCCGCGGAGCGGGCGACTGATAGTAGCCCCAGGTGGAGCCGAAGGCGCAGCCCGGGGTAGACAGCCACCCACACATCCGAGAGCCCCCGAAGGGGGCGAATGAAAAACGGGACAGGCCACAAAGAACCCGGCGCGGCCTTTGGCCGCAACCAAAGGGGTTCTTCGCCGCCCAAAGCCTCCATCCGTTTCTCCGGCCGCCGTCGCCGTAAGCGATAACCTCACGCCGCGCTTGAGATAAACATCGCGGTAACCAATACTCACGGCTGCCGAGCCGATAGACCCCGATCACGTCGGCAAGTTCGTCGTGCTCGCCGAACCGATCCCGGCCGGTGCTCTGGGGCGGGCATGCGCCTCGGGCGTGTGCGTCGCCAAGGTCAACGTGTCGGACACGGATCACCAGTACGCCGATATCGCCGACGACGACACGGCCGCCCTTGACAGCGGCGACACCGGGGCGGCACAGATACTCTATGCCGACGGGACGACTGGCTCGACCTGGGCGATTGTCCGGCTTGGGCCGCCGCCAGCCGAGCCAGAGGAAGAAGACCCGACCGACGCCAGCGGCGTGACGGTTTCGTCGCGGCTGGACCTCACGGCCTCCGGCAGCGGCACCAAGCTCATCGACACCCGCGACTGGCGAATGCAGGACAACCTTGTGCATATGTGGGTCTTTGCGTATATCGACGGTTACAACCCGACAACGCCGGAGGCCGCGTTCGTCGTCGGCGATCCGATGGGGCCGCTGGGCACCAGCGGCTACGGCTGGCCGTCGAGTTCCAGCGTTCCGTTTTACGACCTGGCTTGCCCGTTCTTTTGCGGCAACAGTGTCGGCGGGGACGAATGGAGATCGGTCTTCGAGTACAACGGCGGCGGGGAGTTTTTGGACTCGATGTTCCGCTTCCAGATAAACAAGAACGACGGCAGCCTTCGCTGGAGTTGGGATTTCGTCCGCGGAGTCGAGGGCGACGTTCACCTGGCCCTCACAGCCTGGGGCGGGGCGGGGATAGGGGCGGGCGAAGGTTGACCGAGATTATCGGCCGCCGACCCTCAGTATATCTTCGTGCAGATAAAGACAAGAACATGGTTGGCTGGACATAGAAGCGTGGTACCCGCCCACCCGTAGGTTTTGCCATGAAGATTCGTACTATCCTCCCATTCCTCGCAGTGGACTTCATGAGACTTGATCATTCGCGAGCATTTGGTACACCGCACCTCACAGGCCTTGGGGCTCTTCCACAACTCTCCGATTATCCCACGAAGACTATCGGAGTGTTCTTGTGGGACATCAGTAGAGGACGCGACTGCACCGGCCCCCTCTAATCTCGATACCCAATCTAAAAGACTTTTGCAGTGAGGCATCCCATATTTACTGAACTGATCCCGTAGGTACTTGAGACACTCCTCAACGTCAAGGAAGAACTCGCCGACTTCCTCTCCAAGATCAGCGTATTCTGTTGGTATTGGTCTAAACCGCATCTTCATGATTCACCGACCATCATTCCGTGTCATGGAATTGGGAGGCCAGCCCCACAATTCAACCGCCCGACGCGACGCGAGGCGTTAGAGGTCCCATGCCGATATTCTACCCCTCCAGCCATGGCCCCGCAACGGGGCCGCCGCGAGTCTACAGCCCTCACCCTCACGGTCTGAGGCGGGGCGGGGGTAGGGGCGGCACTGGGTTGACCTCACCGCCGAGCGAAGGCGGCAACGTCGTAATTAAGGGATCTGGCCGCCGATCTCCATTACTTCTTCAGAAGGAGGCTAACCTTCAAATTAGCAGTCCCTGACATCACCCGATGCAGTATCACCAGGCGATGTTGCTCGCCTAAAGTCTCATTCTCATGTGGTGGCTGCCAGCAGTAGAAGTCGCCAACAGTCAGAGCCAAAGTGGATGGCCCTATTACTTCCGCCTGCGCCACAATAGTATGATCCGCTTCCATATAAATAACTTTATTCTCCGACAAAATCTCTACAGAATAGCCCTCCGCGCTTTCCCACCGTGTGCCATTAACTGTTCCGCCTGGCGTTTCCTCAAACTGATACGGGATCTTCATAAGTGACAGGGCCGATTCTATGCGATGATAGATCTCCCTTGTTTTGCTCTCCGGTAGCATCTCTTCCTCGTAAGGCGGCTCCCATGTCGGAGCGTCTTCAGGATAAATGATCATGTAACCTTCGCCCTCTGCCGTTCTGCCAAAGTCATGCGTAAGAACGAACAAATGCCCATCTTCTTCCTCGTACTCCAGCCGGTGTGGCGAGCCATATCGAACGCGCACTTCAAATCCATCTGTGCTTGCTACTACGTTTGTACGGACAACACGCAACACGTCTTGCTCCTTTCGGAGTTGGGGGAACAGATCCCATAATTATCTCTTCCGGCCTTTCTTCTTCGGTTTGGGGCCGGGCTTCTGGCGGTGCATAGAGCGGCCTAGCATCGCCCCGAGGCGGTCGAGTAATCGGCACTAGTCCCATGCCGGTATTCTACCCCTCCAGCCATGCCCCCGCAACGGGGCCGCCGGGAGTCTCACGGTCTGGGGCGGGGCGGGGATAGGGGCGGACTCAGGTTGACCTGGATTATTCGCCGCCGGGCGAAGGCGGCAACACGGTAATTAGGGGATCTGGCCGCCTATCTCCCGTGGGCAAGTCGTACAGAGCACACTCAGGCTGTCTCGACGACACTGCAAATAGTTCGTTGAAACCTCTCGTCAATATTGCGAACATCCCGAAACAGCACGTCGCCTGCCCCCAAAGGGATATCGCCGCATATCTCCGCCCGCGCATCAAAGACACCGCTGCCGACAGAACGGCCAAGAAACAGAACAATGCGCGACTTAATAGTCTCGCAAAGAATGATCATGCCCTCCGCGACCTCCATTTCCGCCGCGAGATGACGAGCGGGCAGTGTAGCTGGCTCTTGGCCCCTATGGTTCGTAACCCGTTTCCTTCCCATTGCCAGAAGCTCATCAAGCCCGGCTCCTTTCCGCAATTCATCGAGCTCACTAAGATAAATGAGGACGTCCGGTGATTCCACTGGATGCAGAATCGCCATCTTGACCTTTAGTTGCTGTGATAGGTGTTGACGGCCCGGCTCATCATCAATCCAGAAATGACTCTGCCCGCCCACTTCTGGTTCAACATTGAGCAGCCTAACCCCCATAAGTGCTTTTAGCAGTTGTTCGCGGTTTGGATCGTGCGCAGGATGATTCACATGCACATGCTCTGGCAGGGAAGGCACGAAGTGCCCCCGATACCGAACTGGCTGCGTCGTATTCCCAGAGACTACCCATCCGCTGTGATACTCGCATAGCGACCGCGAAGGATCTTGGTTACAGATGACGCTTGCCTCATATAAGCCTCGCCCGCTAGTTCTATGTACATATATTGCGTTCATGTTCCGGCCTTTCTTCTTGGGTTTGGGGCCGGGTTTCTGGCGGTGCAGGGAGGGGCCTAGCATCCCATTGGTCCCATGCCGGTATTCTACCCCTCCAGCCATGGCCTCGCAACGGGGCCGCCGCGAGTCTCGCAGGGCCGCGATCTCACCCTCACGGTCTGGGGCGGGCGGGGACGGGTTGACCACCGCCGAGCGAAGGGGGCAACAGCATATTCAAGGGATCTGGCCGCCGATCTCAGAGACGTTTAGTGTTCAACGACACACGCGAGGCTGCATCAAAAACAAGGTGCCCTTCCTCCCTGAAACAATGCCCTTCCGTGAAGAGCCATCGCCATATCTTCTCATCTGCTCCGGCCATAGCTATGTAAGAACCATCATCGACGAATTCAGCTAATGCCGCAAAGAGTGTGTCTTCGTTTCCCATCTTCTGGCCCAGGAATTCCAAGGCAATAACGTCTCCTTCCGGCTCATCGTGGGGCAGTTCCTGGGGATTTTCATCTTCAATAGCAAGCCAGTTCCACGCCCTCATCGCTTCGAACAAGTTCTCAGCCGCCACTACTTGTTCACCACTGACCCAGGCGAAATTCAGAATGCATGGTTTCTTTGGAAGCCCCAGAAGACCTGAGCTAACGCCCATGTGCAGATTCTTGATTTTGGCAAGAGCCGCGGACTGGCATTCCTTTCTTATCCGAAAATGGGTTTCTAACTGATACATGACGTATCCCATGGTCACCTTTCGATTGTTGTACGAATTGACGACGTATTATACCTCCACACAAAGCTTGTGCCCTCTAGGTAAGAATCAGAACGGCCGGAAACTAGTGGAGTAATCGCCATCGGTCCCATGCCGGTATTCTACCCCTCCAGCCATGGCCCCGCAACGGGGCCGCAGGCTTCCCCTCACCCTCACGGTCTGGGGCGGGGCGGGGATAGGGGCGGCGAGGGGTTGACCACGCCGCCGGCCGACGGTCAATATTGCGGCTATATCAACGAAGAAACGTCAGGAGGAACACTTCATCAAGCGTTCGGCAGCCATCCAGTGCTTCTGAAAGATCTTTCATCTCCCCATATTCTGCCCAGAAGTCAGCATTTACATCAAGGTTGTGCTTTAGTCTTTTCTTAACTTCAAGAAGCGAGATCGTTCCTTGGGGCACGAAATCAACTTCCACATCCACAAACGGGTTTGCGATCCTATAGAGTGTGAGACGTAATCGGCCGACTGGCTGTCTAAGCCGCATATTCTTGACCAAGAATGCATTGCTATGCGAATCAATCAGACTGATCCCGCTTCTATTCACCGCGGCGATACTCTGAAATGTTGTCCGAAGAAGGCAGGAAGCGTCTTCTAACCTGACGGCGGACGAACCTTCGCCACCAATATCGATACAAGGCCAATGTGCTTGTTCAGATTGGGTCATGTTTACGATCTTCCTAATCAGGCTTTCCCATGCCAGTATTCTACCCCTCCAGCCATGGCCCCGCAACGGGGCCGCCGCGAGTCTCGCGGCCCCCGCAGACCTCTCCAGCCCTCACCCTCACGGTCTGGGGCGGGGCGGGGGGCGGCGACGGAATGGGGCGGGGGCGGCAACATCATAATCACTCCAATGCGCTGAGCCACTACACTGTTGGTATCTTTGCAGACGGCTCCGGCCACGACAGCTATCCTAAAAGAACACGCCATCCTTGATATAAAAGGTAGGATAAAGGAAAGCAGCAATAGATAAGACGATAAAGCCACGGGAGTGGAACACCCAGATCAAGACAAAAGAACAAAATGCACCCAACTTCCAGGACGCACGCTTGTGGTGCGAATTGCAAATAGGGCACCGGTCCACCTGAGTGCGGATAGAGAAGAGGAATAAGGAACCATTCCGCCCACGTAGCAAGAGACCACAATATGCTGAACACGCCGACTACATGCCAAAATATGCTCTTCCTGTTCTTAGACATTATTAGTCGGTAACTTTCCTAGGAATTGAGAGCAGAGTATTGGCATCTCTTGCGATTGGTGGGAAAGAAGTGACTTTCTTGGGGCCGGGCTTCGGCGGTGCAGGGAGCGGCCTAGCATCGCCCCGAGGAGGTCGAAAATCGTCATACCCTCACCCTCACGGTCTGGGGCGGGGCGGGGATAGGGGCGGCGACGGGATTGATCTGGATTATTTACGTCGAGCGAAGGCAGCAAGATCGTAATTAGTAGGATACGGCTCGAATGGCTATTGTGGTTGCATCATCAAGATGTTGGCGTGGTCAAGGGAGGTACGACGATGACGCCATTGTCGTGTTCCGCAATGCTTCTGTCTGATCGCAACCAATCAACGCTGCCGTCCGAATTCAGTATCGCATTGCTGGCTGTCGAGTTGAACAATTCAACAAAATGCGCTTTAAGCGACCATTGG
This window harbors:
- a CDS encoding radical SAM protein yields the protein MPHAGHGGGSGTQRHLPRLIAWEVTRSCLLACKHCRAAAQRGPYEGELSTQECRQLLDNIASFAKPIIILTGGEPMLREDIYDIAAYACSLGLRTVMAPCGALLDDASARRILDCGVRHISISLDGATAQSHDAFRGIPGAFDSALRGAAAARRQGLAFQINTTITQHNLRELPQILDLAVSLGAEVFNPFLLVPTGRGKALAAMEITPEDYERTLHWLARRQRSDIAIRVTCAPHYQRIVRQLGLHQGGAHAAKGCMGGQQFAFISHRGKVQICGFLDVECGDVRAEGFDFRRIWQTSPVFLQMRDPHAYHGRCGACEFANVCGGCRARAHAISGDYLGEEPFCTHQPQARPPAARDAIDDALLDLIQTDLPIAPRPYDVLGDSLGLDGREVLRRVEALQTSGAIRRLGAVFDSRSLGYVSTLVAARVPPPRLDDVAAEVNLLPGVTHNYQRQHDYNLWFTLTSPSPADQEKTLRDLADRTGVEAFYPLPALTLYKIRVDFRMVEAASEHPPAPAPPAAAPAALDEPRRRLVRLLQESLPMTAEPFAHLAEAMGWPVQQVLEQIAAWRRQGVIRRFGAVVDHRRLGFNANAMAVLRVPPEQIDSLACRIARRQEVSHCYRRPPLPGFDYSLYAMVHGRCEDDVRRVVGEILKDVGDWPHEVLFSARQFKKVSMRYFL
- a CDS encoding acetylornithine/succinylornithine family transaminase → MGKQADLLAATAKYLMGNYGPAMLGVVKGQGARLWDADGNEYIDCFPGFGAGGVAGHCHPAIVKAVVKQAATLMSHGNFFSNEPQVDLARRIVEHGFGGKVFFCHSGAEANEAALKLVRLAAGEGRYKIISFNNCFHGRTMGALSLTPADKQKGFEPMLAGNVKVNFGDLAALEAAIDEQTAGVFIEPIQGEGGMNVPTKAYMQGVRKICTKHKLLLVVDEVWTAPARTGRWFAHQHYGITPDVMTLAKAIGGGAPVAACVAAPKWADVLGPGKHGCTMGGNPLCAAAGAAAMKLIEDQDLVRRAADKGEYIMKTLRSAGASCVKDVRGKGFMIGIEVDKPAKDIFLAAKEAGLLIGYAQANIVRLAPPITVPDKLLDKALGILIKVLKA